The Elaeis guineensis isolate ETL-2024a chromosome 3, EG11, whole genome shotgun sequence region TAAGCCATCAACCAAATTAATCATAcaaaataacaataaaaataaatattaaataaaaatagataattataaAACTTATTTATTTCTATTGTGATGAAAACTTTATCTACTTCAATGGTTGGCTCAGGGACTAGCTGGTTCGAACATCTTATACGCATAGAATCAATCGAACCTATACTGTCAGGCATATGAGATGAAGGATTGATAGAAGACTCCTCCATGGGCAAGGAGGCATGCCCCTCAGCAGGCGAAGGTATGTCAAATAGCCTATGAGAAGATCGTTGTGGGTGTCTCCCACTATCCCCATCATGTTTATCTTGAAGCTGTTGTCGGGATGCGTCTCTTCCTCTACCACCTCTTCGACCAAGTCTAGATGCACCACTACGTGTCATTATCCTGTTTATATACAAAGATTAGATGCATATATTATATATCATGAATCTAACTTAAGATtacatatattatttataataatataaaataaacccACAACATAGGCACAGATAAAATagtcaaaataaatatttgattaattataatcaaaattatctataatatatataattgcaGACAGTCCAATATGATAACAGATTCATAGCAACTAAATTTAAATGTGAAAAGCAACATTGTATAAATCAATCATTATCGCTATCAAGCAATTCAAACTCATTTTCCtcctcatcagagtcatcatcgtcttcaaattcttcttcttccttatcctctgcatcttcttcatcttcttcctcttctaccattgcttcttctagtctTTGTCGCAACTTATATATCTTATTATCATCAAGCATTTCATACTGAGAGAAATCAACTAGCAAATTGGGTGTATCAAGTTCTTCATTAGCTTGAACTACAGATGAATTTGTGATATCATCTTCTTGATATACATCAATATCCGAAGATACATTGCCATCATCTGTATATGCTAAAGGGATATTAAAAGAATTTCTAACTTTAGTTTTACATACAGCCCACCAATCATGTATTTTCCTACTATTGCATGGATAAGTGGTGTAATATACTTGTTGTACGAATACAAAAGGCTCATTGGTATTCAATCGTGATCTATGATGCACATCCACGAGATCATGATCACGATGCACTCTTATGCCTCTCTCAGTATCGTACCAATCGTATCTAAACAACACAACTTTATTTCTAGCACCGTAATAAGTTAACTCCAAGATCTCAGTTAACATGATATGCCATAATAATCACGTTTAAAGTTATTGTAACAGCTTGCTTTTACACACACACCactgttcatttttttttattgatgccATATTCAAATGTGTGAAATTTAAAACCATTGACAAAATATCCTTTGAAAGTTGTAACTCCTGGATTTAGGCATTGTGCTATATTCATAATACGCTGATCAATTCTATGCCTCTCACTCTTTACTTATTTTCAAGAaataattattaggttcatataacttaatgatcaataataaaaaaatatattacataGAGTACATTGTCGATTAATCAAATTTTTCAACCATCTTGCAAACTCATGCTCATGTAGTCTCTCAACTTCTGCATCAGTAATATAAGGTAAACCTGTCCTGACATGCAACTCATATCGACTGTACTCATGTTAGTCATATATAATTAAtccaaataatttaatatttgatatacattataaataaaaaaaatagaatacttACTTTATAAATGATCCAAGTTCTTCACAGTTAAACAACACATAAATATGTGCAGCATCATATTCCTTATCAATCATTAACCTATAAGATGAAAGATGTCCTGAAAGCCCCACATCTCCCCCATCATCATTTTATGGGACTTGAGTCAATCTTGTTTGTACCTCAGGCTCAAAATAATATAAGCAAAAAGAGCTAATTTTCTCAATAACATAAGCCTCACATATTGAACCCTCGATAGAAGACCTATTTcgcatcatattttttaaatacaaCATGTACCTGAAGAACAAAAATTTCCGTTATATAAAATACGAATTTAACAAACTATATATTGAGAATAAAGAATGGTACCTCTCAAATAAATACATCCATCTAAATTGATTTGGTCCTCCAACTTTTGCTTCATAAGCCAAGTGAACAGATAAGTATTCCATAGAATCAAAGAAAGCAGGaggaaagatttttttcaacTTACACAAGGTTTCAACAATATTTTTCTTTAAGATCTCCATATGCTTAACCTGAATGACAGTGGAGCATATATCCCAAAAAAAATGACATAGCTCAGTTATCGTATCCCACACTGGAGGTGGCACCATACCTTGAAAAGTAATAGGGAGCAATCTCTCCATAAGTATGTGGCAATCATGACTTTTTAAGCCATAGAACTTACAATCATCAACATTCACACATCGAGATATGTTTGAGGCATAGCCATCGGGAAGCTTCAATTTCTTCAACTAGTTATAAATATCCCTTTTCTATATAATGGTTAATGCATAAGAGGCTTTTGATTTGCAAAGTCTGTCATTATGTGACTTCAAGTATAAATGAGGCCTGTTGCAATATCTTTCCAAATCTTTCCTCGCCTTTGCGTTATCTTTGATTTTGTCCTTAATGTCCATTATCGTGTTAAAGACTTTCtcaaacatatttttttctatgtgcatgacatcaagattatgtCTGATTAGATTTGTGTCCTAATTAGGCAACTTCCAAAATATACTTCTTTTTATCCAATTATGTTCAACACCAAATCCAGGTAGCTTTTCTTTGACATGTTGTATGCCAAATGTGATATCTGGAAGCATACATACTCTGTTCAATATTTTTTCACCAGATAATCGAGGACGGAGCACATATCTCTCAACTCAATCATGAGAAAAAGTATCCCATTGTCTCCTGTATTGATGATCAAGGGGTAAAAACTGATGGTGGCAGTTAAAATATGATGCCTTACCACCATTTCTCAGGGTGAATGTCTTAGTATGCTCCATACAATAAGGACATGATAATCTCCTATGTGTGCTCTATTCGGACAATATACCATATACAGGAAAGTCACTAATTATCCATAAAAGTGCTGCTTTCATTCTGCCTTCTACTCACATCGTAAGTATTCACTCTCACTCTTTATAACTGCTTCAACTCCTCAATTAGAGGTCTTAGAAATACATCAATATTTCTACCTTAACTCTTCGGGCCTGGTATCACCATATTTAAAAAAATGTACTGCTGCTTAAGGCACATCTAAGGAGGTAAATTGTATACCGTAATCAGAATAGGCTAACATGAATAAAGTATTGATGaatgtcaaaaaaaattgaacccaTCAGTACACAATCTCAAATGTACATTCCTTGGATCAGATGCAAAGTCAGGATGGATTCTATCAAAATACTTCCATACCTCACTATCACGTGGGTGTGCTATAAAACCATCTGCACATCTATTTGAAGCATGTCAAGTTATatgttgtactattttttatgacaaaaataatCTTTGAAGCCTATCGGTTAGTGGAAGATATCGTAATACTTTAAAAGAAATATTCTTTGCCCTTTTACCACAATCATTTCTCTTAGATTTCCACAGAGCATGACCACAAACACTGCATTCTGTCTTTGCCTCCTCTTCCAAATAATACAACATACACATATTGGGACACACATCAATCTTTTGATAGCCAAGACCAAGCTTCCCCATCATTTTCTTTATTTCATAAAAATTGTTTACTAGCTTCTCATCTTCTAGTAACATACCCTTGACAATCGATAAGAGATGATTATAACAATTTTCACTCATATTAAATTTAGACTTACACTTTAAGAGTTGTAACACTGTGATAGTTTGGTGTACTTTTGATAACCCTCCCAAATGGCTCATCCGCTACTttcaataaagaataaaatttctTAGCATGTGGATTTGGGGATTCATGCACATCATAACTCTCCTTATTGATGATCTCCATATTTGGTTGCATTTCTTGAAATTCTGGACTAAACTCTTCTACTACCAATCTTTTGTATGGATTAATATCACATTCTGAAGATTCTCCGAACTCACTATAAGTCTCACCATGTGAAGTCCACACAGTGTAGTGCTCATTAAAACCTTTATAATAAAGATACAAAACCACTTCATCTTTAGTATAAAACTTCAGATTACGATACTTTGAATATGaacatctaattttattttcatccacATTATTAGGTTGTGAAAATGTAAATTGAACGAATCTTTCAATCCCTTCCTTAAATTCGTCAGTGACATATCCATTATTCAAGCGATTATACATCTAACTGTGATCTCCTGATATATTTACCTTTGTTACCTATATAAAATTAATGCATAGTCAGcacttttataaaaaattataaaatttatcaaataaatgttAAGTATAGCTATTTTAAAATAATGATGTAAATGATAATTATGAGTGGCAATCATGTCAGATcggatcataaataataaaaatatcgctTAAACATAATTTtggagcaaaaaaaaattaagcttaATATGATAGATAAGATTTTAATAGTAAATAACATAAGTATTGCTCAACGAATACGATGAATCTTCTCTTTCTGCTTTAGTCCCAATAACTTATACTTTAATAATTTTCTCTAAATCTGCAACCAACAAATTAGAAAAAATGGTTGACTGGACTAAAATCTCTAAATGCAATACACATTTATAGAATTTCAAAAACTATTAATGATTAGAATATGCTTCTATTagaaatattaaataattaaagaATCATTGATCTATCCATATCAatgagtataagaataaattaattagtaaaataaattatgatatagAAAGAGAATTCATTCCAAACTTGTTATGCCCAATCCATATCCAAATCCATTTAAAATCTAACTATCCGAACCCATCCCAAACTCAATtataaaattaaccaaaaattTTGAACGCATCCTATTTAAAATTGATGTATCCACTGGATActtaaactaatttttttatttcttttttatattattattattatttttggagTTTCAATTAACTATTTTTTCTTGGAGTCTCAAACGGGTGGGATGCTTGGAGCTTTCACCGtaataaatttctttaaaatcCCAATTCAGAAAAAAAACTTAACTAAACCTTCAATGGGATTCTTGGTCTGTGGGTGGAGGTTCAGAGGGGGAGGGCGACTTCCCTTGTTGGGGTTTCTAGCAAACAAAGGAACAAAAGAGCCACTACTGCTAATAGCATCAAGAGCAAAGGAATTATTCCTTAGAGTAATTTTTAGTTCCAACCAAATCTCCACAGATTttaggcatccaaaaatcaaccaTTTATGGAATGGAATCAGTACAAGGGCAAAGCCACGATCCCCGGGAACAGATTGGTAGTATAGAGATGTTTCATACATCAAGTGGCCTTTATATAAGAGGCTGATATGGGCAATGGAATCCAAGGGGATGAAGCCAGAAAATATTGCTGGATCTCTCATGCATTATGCAAAGAGGTACCTGCCAGGATTGAGTAGGCACTCAAGTTTTcatgataacatcaatcataaggaaataaaaatttgatatataaaaatACAAGGGTCATAAAAATTTGATATGCAAAAATATAGAAgtcataaaaaattgatatacaaaaatataagagtcaacaaatcctcctttccccacataaataaattgaaagatttagattaaaataaaaataaaaccaaAAACAAGAAAAGAATGTTGAGCAATAAGAAAACAGAGATAAGTAACAGAGAAATGAAACCGCTAGTAACTTCTTAGTTGACCTCTTCATTCTCATTTCTCTTATATCTCTGGCTTAGGTACAATTCCAACACTTTATTCGTGCACTCAAAAGTCTATAAAGAAGTAGCTGCAAGCCCTGTTACTGTGTAAGGTGTCATTCACAGTAGATGAAACATACAAGGGTTTaagtgccaaaaaaaaaagacataagGGTTAAATGCAAAAAGAGAAAACTCCAAAATCTATATAACAATAGCACGTGGATGTTATTATAATCTTGCACTTCAACAAGCCAGCAGAAGATAGAATAGATAGGCCATTCTGTATTTCAAAGTTTGCATCATGATATTGCAATCCAGAATTCAAACTGCTGCTTCTGTTACTTAAACTACAAGCAAAGACTTAAAAGTTTGATCCAAGTTCTATAAATATCAGGTCTTTCATGAGCAATACATTTGGGAACCTCCTCATGGCTCAAAACATATCATATATCTTCAACCAAATGAATCGTGGTTTCACACAGATTTGCCCATTtatttctttaccaaaaaaaaaagaacaaaaaaagccCAGGAGCCCCTCCCATAAGAAAGAGCAATCAAAGTTCAATAAGAAGCCCCTCCCATTTCTCTTGGGTGCTCTACTTTCCCATAGATCTCCAAAGATAAAGAggaatgaaatttaaaaaaaatagaaaaagaaacaaGATCAATCCATATGGAAAAATTAGGTATTACTCAATGTCTCAATCACATGGGAGACTTAGAGCTTAATCAAAACTTTCCTAAATCCcacaaatatcatgcttctaccaagattaagctctcaaaacctaaaGAGACCAACCCACACCGCCACAACTCCCACAAAAATCCGTATgctagaagaaaaaaatttaaacggGAACCTAAGAAAACCCTCCCATCTCCCTTGGTGCTCTCCTTTACCAGGGATTtccaaagaaagagaaaaaaaattaaaaaaatgattaatACACATGAGAAAAGTTCTTACCTTTCAAttttctgtttgttttccatttttCAGCCAATTTCTGCCTGTCTTCCCTCCATTTTCTGCTAGTTTTTCCTATGTTTTCTCCATCTAAGAGTCTCGATCCGGTGGAAAGCTTACAACGGCTGAATAGGAAAGCATGGATGCTAGGATTTCTACGAGGAATGTGAAAGAGTTTCGTCGGGTGGAGGCTTAAGCAGCTGAAGAAAATAATCTGAAAAAATTATGGTGAAATTGGATGCACCAGGTCTAAGTGAAACGGGGCAAATCTTGGAGCACATGCACATCAAATAGTGTGCAATCAAGAATCGATAAAATATAATAGTTAACATGGCTTGTTATCCACCCTGGGATTTGACACGGTCCAATTACAGCTGGGGCATACAATATGTagaccatttttttttgaagggatggaaagtagcatgattttttttttcaaaaataagtggTGGATGCGAGAATAAGTATTAATTAGatggatcaaaaaaaatataatcaattttCATATGAGAAATGGGCTCAAACTCAAATTAAATCACTTCAAATATTGTATTCAGTCTGATTCAAATCTCCTGTAGATAATACATAGAGATATTACTAAAATTGGATAGTGTTAACTCTACCCAACAAGATAGAAATGTCTCAATTAACTCTATGGGCTAGTGCTAATATAAATGCAAGACACCTCTATATGAGCCATATTGAAATTGTGAAGATGAATCTGGTCAAGCTTAAGTAAGGATATATCTTATCCTTATGAATATAACTATGTAACTTAATTGTAAATGAACCATAAAATTAAAgaggatataaaaattttatttctgccaattcttgtatctttttcttttttcctaatTGGATCATAGAATTCCTTTAGTAAAGGGTTAAACGCCTCATTTGCTCTATATCTTATATAAATCTATGTTATGATTGTGGATTAaatgccataattttttttatagagataaaatataatttttcatataatgGATTAAAAATTATACTATAGatgcagaatataattttttttattttttttgaatatagtataattttaaaatttaaagtctatcttcaccgttcattatctaaataattatcgttagaatattgtcacaaaagatcatctcgatccaacagccctagctatgtcgattattaaaatttgattttgatggtcacgaacggccgtatgatgatctgatagatagagatcatcgatggatctaaaaatttacaacgataatctcaatgatatttgtattatactatcaaaattttacttcaatcaaccatcattatcatgatcaatttatcaTGGGATGATTTGagccattaaataaaaaatgagtgatcaaaagatcaaacggtATCTGATTatgagatgattttttagataaataatctttattattattttgatcatttgtatgaTGGTAATCGTAAAATTTAAACTGCGTATATGTGAATGATCCAAAACTATATCTCTTGATtctcattcttaaagtctttaagtaattatacttatacttttataagatctgcttaacatggatggttcatatatataTGGTTCatatacaaatgatcaaagtagtagcaaaaattatttatctcaaaaattatcttaatcgaaCGTCGCTTAATCttttgattactcattttttatttaacgactaAAATTatcccatgctaaattgatcatgataatgatgtccgattgaagtaaaaattttataatatactaCAAATATTACTAAGATCATCGTTGTAAGTTTTCAGATCTATCAGTCGTTTCTATCTTTTAGATCATCACGTAGTCGTtcgtgaccatcgaaatcaaatttttagatcGACATAGCTAGAGCTATCAGATCAAGGAGATCTTTTGTTACAatattctaataataattatttagataatgaacggagAAGATgtgctttaaattttaaattatactataaaggtagaatataattttttttctatttttctttgaatgtggtataattttaaaatttaaagtccatcttcatcattcattatttaaataatcatcattagagtatcatcacaaaaaacCGTCTCAATCCGGCAATCCTAGATAtattgatcattaaaatttgattttgacggtCATGAATGGCCGCATGATATTTTTCATTTGCTTTGTGTCTTATATAAATGCATGTTATGATAGCGGATTGAATACCTCaatttttcatatcatcactATTATGTTATCACTAATACTCTCAATTCTTATAGTGCCTGCAAGTCATATTTGCTCGATACTAAATTTCAATATGACTAAGAGATTTCTAAGGAAAAATCCCTCtctaatgtaattttttttaattttaaaaaaatcttaacatCCCTAAGGGATTCATCTCTTGGTAAATCTCTAAGAGACACAACTTCTCTTGCAAATCCCTCGGTGAAAATTATTGAAGTAATCACTTACTAATCCCTTGCAGATTACTGAGGGATTTCCAAGGGATTTACCAAGGGCAATAAATTCCTTTCAAATTACTTAAAGATTCATCAATGAAACTAGATTTTGAAAGCAACTTAACAtcctttgaaattttttttctaatctcTTAGTGATTTTCTGAGGAACAGATCCCTTGGTGATATCCCTTGCTGAAAGGCTGAATTTCTGATAGTGATCATCTATGACCTAGCTTGTGGTGAGATCTGCTTGATGTATTTCTGATAGATCATAGATGATACCTAGTGCACCTAGGGGATCATCGTTTATGCCCTTCTTACAAGATCCAAGATCTTTTGCGTATGTTCCCAGTATTACTAATGAATGAAATGGACTAAAGAAGAACTTTATCGGCATTTGGGCAGCTAGGCTACAAAATTATTTATGTCACCAAAGGAAATAGCTAATTTCTTTTAGCATCTTAAACAAGTAAGACACAATAGCTTCTTAGAGAAAGGCAAGGATTATCTcagaaaagggagaaaaaaaaaaaaagaagccaaaAAGATTAATTCTATTTGAAAAGCCCTAGTAGTATCTCGTACCATTAATCAGACCAAACGCAGATACAAAGTCCTTGTTGAAACCACTGAAAGAAGATCATGGTCCAAACAAATGCATGTATATACATTTAAACCCTGAAACCACTAGACATAGTTTAAAACCTAGTCAAACAAAAGAACCCCGTAGCGTTCTTACTTTGAAAATTTCAGGAGATCAGCCTCACAGCCAAGATACTGCAACGGGAACCTGTGGACTGATGAACCCATGTCCATGAGCTGAGACAGTGGGTTGCATTTGCTCTGGATGAGCTGGTCTAGGTTCTGGTGGGACGCAAGGAGCTTGTCCAAGATCGACCAATTTCCAGTGAACCTCTCGTGTGGGAGAGGCCCTCCACCATTCCCTGATGTCAGCTTCATGAGATTCTGGGAGCACTCGAGGTCGAGAGCGTTCATGGAGACCGGAGGCATGAGAGGAGGGATGGTGGATTCAGAGCTCAGCAGCTGTGGAAGATGCATGTTGCTGTCAAAAGAGAAGTTGCATGGCAGCTGGAAGTTCTGCTTCTGCTCCATGGAAGCATACCCGTTTGCCCTCAGGGGATCAAGTTGGTCATCTTCTAGTATGGCTTCGGGAGGGATGCCGCGCtgatggttcttcttcttgaatacCCTACAAACGACCCATCCATCTTcctgcagtgaaaatatttcatgaagCTTTAGCAAAGGGTTAGAATGGGGAAAAAATGGagatatcatttattttttagtgAATACAGATTATTATAAAGGATTCAAATAATAAAGTTGAAGGGAAACTTGCATAGAACCTTTAGCTTCACCCAAAGAGACTGCCGTTTAAGAGCCGAGAACTTTAGGAAGATGGATGCAGTGAGAAGATACAGCTTATGAAACAAAAGGATAAAGATAGAAACTCCAAGAAAACAATAAAGATAAGCGTAACGAAGAGCACCGACACAAGATTAAAGACCACAGACTACAAATAACCACGGTACCAAAAAAATTCAGCTGGGTTACTCATGTTTCAGTTACAACAGTACTCAACTTTTTCAATACACAACATTTGAATAAATAGGGTACTTTTTATCTTCAATTCTCACTATGTGTTCTCTGATATCATTAGGACTAATCTGATCAAAAAAGGagggaggaaaagaaaagataatggtAACTAGAGAGTAACATCATGACCGCACAAATATGTTATGTAAATCTAAGGaatattatatattgatgatCTAGGGTTTCTTATGCTAACTGTAGTGATATATCATGAATTTTAGTTTATGACCATCATCATATCTCAAGAAAGTAGTGCACCAGCAAGAGAGTCATACCCCTAGGTTTAAGTCCTTAGGTTGCAACAAGAAATGAAAAAAACTTATCCTGCAGCCATCAGAAGGAATAGATTGTCTTTGCCAGGCTTGGAAAAACCGGTTTATGATACCTGGACATCTGTACTTTCATCATCAAGTCGGTACTCATGCATGATCCAGTCAGTCTTCTGGCCATGAGGTGCTCTCCCGGTGTAGAAGACTAGGGTTTTCCTCATGCCAATCCTCTTTGAGTTGCTGAGGTGGATAGCTTTATCCCTCCCTGTGGCTTTCCAGAAACCAGCAGTTGTCGCCCTGTTGGTGCGTGTTCCGGTTGGGTATTTCTTGTCCTTGTGACTGAAGAAGTACCACTCGTTTTGAGGCCCGGATCCAATTCTACACTTGTCTGCATGATATCAGGAACCATTAAGCTTCAGTCATGATCATCGGAGTGAACTATAATAGCTTCATGGGTTCATA contains the following coding sequences:
- the LOC105040683 gene encoding NAC domain-containing protein 76 yields the protein MHPGNGQLAVPPGFRFHPTDEELLYYYLRKKVAYEAIDLDVIRDVDLNKLEPWDLKDKCRIGSGPQNEWYFFSHKDKKYPTGTRTNRATTAGFWKATGRDKAIHLSNSKRIGMRKTLVFYTGRAPHGQKTDWIMHEYRLDDESTDVQEDGWVVCRVFKKKNHQRGIPPEAILEDDQLDPLRANGYASMEQKQNFQLPCNFSFDSNMHLPQLLSSESTIPPLMPPVSMNALDLECSQNLMKLTSGNGGGPLPHERFTGNWSILDKLLASHQNLDQLIQSKCNPLSQLMDMGSSVHRFPLQYLGCEADLLKFSK